One genomic window of Candidatus Bathyarchaeota archaeon includes the following:
- a CDS encoding AEC family transporter, which yields MNATTVQTIVPIFLLIGAGFLSRRMGILKSGDERVLSAYVYYFALPALFFINMVEIEFTSEILMFMSAGIVPIFIVLAIYTVLYFAFRFPKNSLYLLILSTIFGSLAFFGIPFVTFAFPTEGERLATLSAASISIVSVITSLSILEMYRLEKSTKWEAIKHVARRLSKNPLIISIVSGILLSLTRIEIPAPISTSLHMLGGTTSTVAIFMLGVFLYGRKYTNISKAFKLSLLRIVFLPGIALLTTGLLGLTGVESSVLVIMHGMPIAISMIILSERYDFYKETIASLILVSSLGAALYLNLWLLLLGH from the coding sequence ATGAATGCCACTACTGTGCAAACAATAGTTCCTATTTTTCTTCTAATAGGAGCTGGTTTCCTTTCTAGAAGGATGGGGATTTTGAAATCGGGCGATGAACGGGTGCTCAGCGCCTACGTATACTATTTTGCATTGCCTGCCTTATTTTTCATCAATATGGTTGAAATAGAATTTACTTCAGAGATTCTCATGTTCATGTCTGCGGGAATTGTCCCTATCTTTATTGTATTAGCAATTTACACAGTTCTTTACTTCGCATTCAGGTTTCCAAAAAATAGTCTTTACCTTCTTATTTTAAGTACTATTTTTGGCAGCCTAGCCTTCTTTGGCATACCATTCGTAACATTTGCTTTTCCGACGGAGGGAGAACGTCTGGCAACTTTGTCAGCAGCTTCCATTTCTATAGTGAGCGTCATCACGTCTCTCTCTATCCTTGAGATGTATAGACTTGAGAAATCCACAAAATGGGAAGCAATAAAACATGTTGCTAGAAGGCTTTCAAAAAACCCATTAATCATATCAATAGTGTCGGGCATTCTGCTATCGCTTACTAGAATAGAAATCCCAGCCCCCATTTCAACATCCTTACACATGCTAGGAGGCACCACGTCCACTGTGGCCATCTTTATGCTTGGAGTTTTTCTTTACGGAAGGAAGTATACAAACATATCAAAAGCCTTCAAGCTGAGCCTGCTGAGAATAGTATTCCTACCAGGAATAGCTCTTTTAACCACTGGACTGCTTGGCCTGACTGGTGTGGAAAGCTCAGTATTGGTAATTATGCATGGTATGCCCATTGCCATTTCTATGATCATTCTCAGCGAGCGTTATGATTTTTATAAAGAAACAATCGCTTCCTTAATCCTGGTCTCCTCGCTTGGAGCAGCACTATATCTAAATTTGTGGCTTTTGTTGTTGGGCCATTAG
- the rimI gene encoding ribosomal protein S18-alanine N-acetyltransferase, protein MARKQQLQTTFTLRPFEPGDLEKVIQINRVCLPENYSTYFFMDIYERYPATFIVAEQGHNIVGYIMCRIETGFLSFGLFSISKKGHVVSVAVLPEFQRKGVGIALTKEAMKNMRLYKAKECYLEVRVSNVPAASMYKKLGLQVVRTARRYYADGENAYVMAKKLKK, encoded by the coding sequence TTGGCGAGGAAACAGCAATTGCAGACAACTTTCACACTGCGACCGTTTGAACCTGGAGACCTCGAAAAGGTCATTCAGATAAACCGTGTCTGCCTACCTGAGAACTATTCAACCTATTTCTTCATGGACATTTATGAGCGGTATCCAGCTACTTTCATTGTGGCTGAGCAGGGGCACAACATTGTAGGGTATATTATGTGTAGAATTGAAACAGGCTTTTTGAGTTTTGGCCTATTTAGCATTTCCAAGAAGGGTCATGTGGTTTCCGTTGCAGTGTTACCGGAATTTCAACGTAAAGGCGTAGGCATTGCTCTTACGAAGGAGGCGATGAAGAATATGCGTTTGTATAAAGCGAAGGAATGTTATTTGGAAGTGAGAGTTAGCAATGTCCCAGCAGCAAGTATGTACAAGAAGCTAGGGCTTCAAGTTGTCAGGACGGCGCGTAGGTACTACGCTGATGGAGAAAATGCTTATGTTATGGCGAAGAAGCTAAAGAAATGA
- a CDS encoding class IV adenylate cyclase → MSSKCTGVQHRMVELKAKADDLAIVRDSLVQYGAEQVGVFHQIDTYYKVPKGRLKLREVEGETGAELIYYERENVAEPKRSSVFILKILQPQIFKQILERIIKVKVMVDKVREIYVYEGVQIHLDTVKGLGSFIEFECVTSEDSEQQKKDLLKLEKLRGQLNIGSKRLEGLSYSDLI, encoded by the coding sequence ATGTCTTCCAAATGCACAGGAGTTCAACATAGAATGGTCGAGTTGAAAGCTAAAGCAGATGATTTAGCCATTGTCCGAGACAGCCTTGTTCAATATGGCGCTGAGCAAGTGGGTGTTTTTCATCAGATTGACACTTATTACAAGGTTCCGAAGGGTAGGTTGAAGTTGCGGGAGGTGGAGGGCGAAACTGGCGCTGAACTGATCTATTATGAACGAGAAAACGTTGCCGAGCCAAAGAGAAGTTCTGTTTTCATTCTTAAAATTCTTCAGCCTCAAATCTTTAAACAAATTCTTGAGCGAATCATAAAGGTTAAAGTTATGGTGGACAAAGTTAGAGAAATTTACGTTTATGAAGGTGTTCAGATTCATTTAGACACTGTCAAAGGCTTAGGTTCTTTCATAGAATTTGAATGCGTAACTTCCGAAGATTCAGAGCAACAGAAAAAAGACTTGCTCAAGTTGGAGAAACTCCGAGGACAGCTAAACATTGGCTCAAAACGTTTAGAAGGGCTTTCCTACAGCGACTTAATTTGA